The Raphanus sativus cultivar WK10039 chromosome 2, ASM80110v3, whole genome shotgun sequence DNA segment CAATCATCGCTTTATCTTTGTTCCCCCAGATCTTGATTTAGTGTTTCTCAAGAACGTGATTGGTTGTCCGCAGTCTCTCTGGAAAATCTGCGTTTTCAGAAAAGAGTTGCTGTCCAGCTTCACTGAAGATGAATTCGTTTTTGAACTCCGTCATTTCATTCTCAGCAATCTATCTCTCACggtctctcttctctctctcaaccTTTATAACCTTTCTACGTGGATAAGCTTATCTTCTTGTTCTTTACTCTGTCTGCAGGAACCAAACGGTGTTTATGACTTGTTGGTCACCATCTTGGAGCTTCTTCCTCGCTGGGAAACTGGATATGAACCTCTTCAATCCAAGTTTGAAGTTTACGAAACGCTCAAAAAGATGTGCAACAGATGCAAAGTGGATACCGAATATCCACTCCAACTTGCTTATGGTCCAATCGTGATTGCTAATTCAGTCAGAGAATTCAAGGTAAAAGTCATTTTTTGTTACCTTTTGTCTTCTTTCATGTTACAGTGATGCTAAGAAACTTTTTTGTGTGGTTATTATCACACAGTCTGCATTTGAGGATTTGACATTTGAGAACGTCCTTAAGGTTATCAGAACCACCTTGATGATGCCTTGTGACAAGGAAGGATGTGGGAAACGAAACTATGTTGAACGTGTGATCAATACCCCCCTTCCATCTGTTTTCACAATTGGTACAAAGACCCACTTTCaactttgttttgttctttttttacGAAGCGAACTAGTTTAAGAATTTATTTTTTGGGTATTGGATAGCACTTGAGTGGGAGAACAACGAGACTGAAGAAGAGATCTCTGCTACAACTTCTGTTCTGGCTACTGAAATTGATATCAGTGAGATATGCAAATACGAAGGTGACAGTGTATTCACTAAGTACCGTCTTGTGTCCATGGTATGTATCTACTTGGGTTTCCTTTTGAAGATTATTGTTACCAGAAATCCAACTCCAAATGTTGTAACACTCAGGTTTGCTTGTGCGGAGATCAATACAATTGCATATCTTATGAAAACGGTAGATGGATCAGATACTTTGCTTCCAAGAAAGAGGTAAAGCTTCAAACATTTTTGTAATACCAAGAAAGTTAATCCATCTGTGATCTCTTAGGTTTTGCAAGTTAAACTGAGTGAGGTGCGTTTCTGCTGCTTGTACAGGCTATTGGAGACTGGAACAGTGTTCTCACCAGTTTTGTAAAACTGAAGATTCGACCAGAGATTCTGTTTTTCGAAAATGTAAGCTCCTACAAACTACATACTTGCTTATGTTTTTGTGTTTCTTGTGTGTTCTTCTAAGTTCCACCAACTTCAATGCTTTGCAGGTGAAGGGCCAGATTATGGGGACGGACGAGATTGGGTTCGGCAGCTTGGGGAAAATGTTCTAAAGACCAATCACAAGCTTTTTCAGTGATGTAGGAAAGGGATTCCATGTAAATGCAAAACTTTAGAATCAATGTTTGGGTCTTTAAGCCAAAAGCTTTACAAGGTTTTAGTAGAATAATGCTTTGGATTTTGAAGCACTGTGAACATATTTGTCtcactttttccattttcttaaGCTCAATGTTAACACTTGATTGATATATGATCATTTTGACTAAAATACCACCACTTTACGTAACACAGCTTTGTGGAAAAAAGTTGAGGGAAGATGTTGGGTTTGTTTAAACGATTCAGTAAGGTGGCATGAAGGGTACATATATCAAATGGATGATTTGTAAAGAGAGCTGGTTTACAGGGCTTTGATTGTTGTGAGATCACTGAATGAAAAGTAAGGAATCTGATATGTTTCCATTGTGTAAAGAAAGTATCAGTACCAACTTTTAAGTTCACTGCTTGCGATTCCAATTCAGTGGTCAATTGTTTTGTTAAGACAGACCAAAACTGCTTTTGAATTAGAATATGTAGCTGTTAATACATGAATCGGTTTCTATATTGAGATATGATTTTGTCACTTGTTAGGCCATTGCAAAgctttataaaacaaaatctctGGCCGAACCTTCCTTTCTCCACAGAATCTGACCACACTCTTCCAGCTACCAACAACCTGTGATGCACATCAAAATAATGTCTAAGTTCACATCTCAACTCCAGAAAGACATCAAGAACTGAACAATTTAAGGTCAACTGTTTCGTCTTGTTTACCTCTTTTGCTGAAGAAGCTTCATGACTGAAACTGACCCATCGGTTCTTCTTATAAGCTAGGCATatgtattcttcttcttcaccagcACAACCAACCTGCATACATTTTCCATATTGTGAGCTCCTAACAGAAAAAACACAGAAGAGATAACAGGACAAATATTTGCGACCCTTTATCAGATTTTACCATAGACACAAGCCGGTACTTAGTGTTTGGCTCTAAGCCTTCGTATAGCCTGCTCATATCTATCTCCCAGTCCAAAGCCTTTGTTGTTTCAGATATCTCTTTTTCCGTTTCATGCTTCTCCCACTCCAGCACTAGTGTGGCAAACCCCAGTAAAACACAAAcaattgtttaaataaaatgatcGAACTCATGGTTAAAACTTTACTTACCGACTGTGAATATGGGCGGGCATCTACTAATAATGTGATGAACAAAGTTTGCCTTTCCACAGCCTCCTGTTTTAAGGTCACATATCATTTTATCTTCCATCCGAATCATTTTAAGGATGTCCTCAAACTTCGTATTCCCAAAAGCACACTGCATATATAACCAAACCACACACACAACAACAACTTAATTAAGTGGCAGTGCACCAATTTCTATAGGAAAGACAAAGagggaaataaaataaaacgtaCCTGCAGGTCTCTGATTGAATCTGCAGCCATAATGATTCCATAAGAACTCTGCTCTGGATAATTTGGCTTCTTTTTGCATTTGCTACAACTCATTCTTTCATATTCCTCCAGTGTAAAAACATGAGTGACCACGTTTTCTATTTCTGGACATTCCCAGCAAGGCCAAAACTCAAGGATGGATACCAGTAGCTCAGCGGCATGACTTGTCTGGAAAAGAGTTCAAAAGTAAACAGAATGACATTAAGACAACAACAACCAAAACTTTACTTGAAAATTTTATCTGCCGCACAAACCATGGAATAAACTTCTTCTATGGAAGAAAGTAAGTCGCTTAAGAGGTAACTGTAGAGTCCCTCTTTCATTTGCTTCGAGACAAACGCAGTAAAGAAATTTCCTATTGCAAAAGGAACTCGTTCTTCCCGGTGGTCATAAAATTGATTACGGTTTTGCACCAAATACTCTTTAAGAATCTCAGTGTAACAAAGAGCCTGCAGTACCACAATTTAGTCAAAGAAAAGAAGTAAGAATTATTCATCTCAGAACTACTCTTTTGCTTGTGTCTGCTTTACCTTCAGCGTCATGGCAAGAGCTGAGTTATATATGAGTGGACCTTCTGCATGTGCTGGCTCCAAATGTTTCGACGGTGAATCTTCTCCAGGCATGTTTTGCATATCTTGAAGATGGCAAATGAGAGAGATGAGAATTATGCATCTAAAAAAGTATCTTTTTTCTACAACTGATATGCTCTTTTACAACCAAGGTTACCATTAGCAGCTTCCTGTTGATCGTATTCCATAGAATCTTCTTCCCCCGGTTTAGGTGATGGAGAAGTAACACTAGACATATGTAAGAACACGTTTTTCTCTGAGAAGACATACAAAAACAGTACATCAAACTTGCGAAAAGACTCTAAACAAAGGACTTACGGTTCGACATTCTGATCAAGAACTCCAGGCATGCTTGTTGAAGTTCTCTGTTACGCCAATGAATACCCCATTCATTCATACAAACCGAAAAAAAAATCAGGGAAGCAAACAGAGATTCCACATCATCTTCAACAACCTTTTTGTTTCTGCGTCTCTTCTTCTTTGACCCCGAACTCTTCTCTTTGTCTTGTCTGTTCTCGGATAAAAGTTTCAGCGCCTGTGCTGCAGCTAGCTCTTCCTAGAAGAAGCAGAGACATCAACAATAATTAGGAAAGCAGAGTGAagatgaaagtttttttttttgtataagaCCTTGCTGCttttatttatcttcttttttgacGGTGATTTCATTTCCTCCTCGAGTAAGCGATCTGCTTGTGCTGCAGCTAACTTGGCTTTGCGTTCCATATCTTCTACAATTCCTTCCTAcataatacatataatataaggAAGACCAAATCAGAGATAAGATGAAAGAAAACTCTCTGTTCTCAAACCAACCAGCAAGAATTCTTTGAGTGGTGGAAGGATGTAAGAGCGGTAGTCAAAAGCAGAAAGTCTGATGAGGTCGTTGAACAAACTAATCCTTGAATTTTCAACCAGCAACATCTTGGTATCGACTAGCGGAACCTGCAAATCAAGAAACACTTTTAAGATGCAAGTTTTTTCTATTGTTAATTAAAAACTCTGATCAGGAATTAACCTTATCAGCGACCATTGATCTCAGACGGTCTATGGACTTGAGGACTATATCATCGCTGAGATTTTTGTGCCCATGAATACGCTTCAGGCAATCTTCTAAATCTGGGAAATCAAATGTCGGATCCGGTGCTTCTTCAAGAGCATCTCGAACTGAACAAAAGAACAGGCGTGTATTGAAAGAATCTCTAGCTTCTGTCACTAAATGCTTCCTTTCACATTCATCCCCTAGAAGAGATGCATATTTGTTCCATTGATGTTCTGGAGCACTCCTCTTATTATTTTCGCTTACACATAAGTTAATGGCGTCAACAAGACCTGCATCATAACCTAGCATCTGCAGTTTCTTTGCATATTTGGTTCCCAAAGTCCTACAGGTGAACTGAACGGCTCTCAAAACAGCCACCCAAATATCTAGATTGTGTGTCCTCACAGGTCTTGGGAATCGAAACCTCTCATCTCCAGAGGAGTGATCCGCTAACCAAGACACTATATCATCTCCACAGGCATTTGCCTTGGCGTAGTGATCATTGGGGTCCAAGAAACTTACTGTCCCTTCATCATCGAATTGAGCAATCTCACATCGCAGCAGCCTCTTATCCAGAAGCAGAGATGAAAACAGCTCGTCGAAGTCTATCCTCTCTTTAACTCGAGTCCCACTGTAGAAACTATCCACTGCTCTGCTAATCATCTCTTTTCCATCTTCCCTCTCACACTTGATGCGTTTGAGAAAGTCTAGAATCTGTTCGAGTTCACTTCTTCCCAAAAAGCAGATGCTCTGAGGTGTTTCCACTAAGCGACACTCTGTAGTAAGAGTATGCTTGGAAACCTCAAACCGTGCAAGATGCTTAATCAGCAAACGCATCATCCAGTCTCTAAGACCACAAGAAAGGATCTTACGCTCACAAAACAACACAAGTAGCAACTGGATCTCCTTGAGCAACTTGCTGCGTTCTTCATCTGTAGTAGCTAATGGCCAGTCTCTGGACCATCCATTCTCATATACAAACGCTTTCACAAAATCAAGCCGAGTCTTGATCATTTCAACAGCAGCAGCTGTATCCACTGGCTCCCAACCTGCAACCGTTATCATACCAGCCCACGCTTCATCTACCATCTGAGCCATATGCTCTGCCGTAGAAGGCTTAAACTTTGCGTCGTGTTCTTTCTCAAGATGGTTCTTGAACTTTTTAAGGGGTAAGAACTCTTCCGAACAAGATCGACATACCCAACGCCTCCATTTCTTGTTATCTACTGCAGAACTCAGTACTTTCTCCAAAGCATCTCGTCCCTCTGTGCCGTAGAATCTCTGCACATAGCTAGTAAAATCCTCAATGCTTACTTCCATAAACTTCCTTTTGACCTCAACATTCAAACCTAACCAGTACGATCTTAACCCTCTAACGAAATCAGATTCATTCTTCTCTTCATTGTTCTTGGCAACACTAACTTCAGGATCCCTAGGAGAACCAGCAGCGATCCTTGACTCTGCAGCTTTGAGTATACTCTTGACGTCTCTTAGACTTTTCTCCTCTTGCGAACTCAATCCAGCAAAAGACGCTAAAAGAGAAATATACTCTTTCGCTTTGCCTACGGATTTCTTCAAGTACAATGGCGATCCGATCAAACCGCCAAGATCAAAGAGCTGAGCGGCGCAGAACGACGAGAAGCCCCCGTTTGCCGAATAGCACTCCGCAGAGCCGAGTAGGAACGCGAATTTCGCGTGGATGTTCTCTGCTCGCTTGGCTTGTTTGGAGAAGATTTGACCTTGCTGGAACGAGAAAAAGTATAGGGCCTTGTTCTTCTTGTTATGAGGAGAAGACATCCAAGTTTCGATGGCCTCCAAGGCCTTGATGTGATCTCCTTGAGCGATGTAATCTGCAGAGAGTTGTTGGATTCGTTGTGCTTCCTCATCGTCTTCTACGAAGTAGGCAGTCTCCATGTTTGATTCGATTCTTCAAAAAGCTTTTTCTTtgctatttttcttttgttgttttggaGAGAAGAGGCGAGGCGGGAAATATAAGAGACGGTTAGAGTAGTTATTCGGAGAAGAGAGGACTGACTTAATCACGTGAGAGCCGCGTGACAAGGGCTTCGAGAGGAAAAGATACAAAGACCTGTTAAGAGCATTCTGTCGAGCAGCATGTGGGCATTCCATGTTCGATTTGATTGCACCTTCCGCGTGTAAAACCGAAAATAGTTGTGAGATAAATCGAATTCGGTGGAGATGGAATTGGCTTAGGAAAAGAAACGTCTTCATTGTTGGGAATCAAAGATGATCATGGGTGCGGTGCGGCCGATGCCAtgaaatttgtttatataagcTGCCTTGTTCCGGTGATTTGTTTACTTTATTTTGATTCATCATTTATGTCTTATCACTGTGTATACGTTCAAGCAAGTAATAGTATTACAAAGGATTCAAGTTGTACGGCCGAAACctcaaaatcaagtttttcccAAAAAATGTAAAGTTGAGTTTTAACGGTTTTAGCGGAATAACTTGATTCTGCGGGTTTAACGGAAAAACTCGAATTTgttgttttggcgggaaaattcgACTCTTTAATTTTAACTGTTGGCAAAAAAAAcgtttcttcatttttttggtttgaaatctcgactttttttttgttttagcggaaaaaatctattttgtgtttttaaaggaaaattcgattttaagtttttggtggaaaaatctatttttttttgttttgacgaGAAAATTCGACTAcgtggttttggcggaaaaaacTCGATTTTGTAGTAAATAAATGTTATCCTAGTGGAATCTGATGCAGATGTCTAAACTGATAAGGATGCTTAAGACAACTAGAGTACATCCTCTGGTTCAGACAATTGTTATGCAACCTGCATATCTCACATTTTTGTGTGTGGATCTATCATCTGATCCACTTTAAGTTGTGTACAATCATGATAAGATTTCTTATTGTTGGTTTCGAGCAATGAGTTGAGATCCAAAGATCATCCCAAACTGAGATTGACGATCATGTTCTGATCTACAACTGATATAATACTTCTCTATCCATAAGATGGGGAATGTGATCTAATAGGGGTCCAAACGAGTTTCTGTAAATATCTACCTTTGAAAACCCTTTAAAAAAGGAATTATTTACATTCTGACCCACTTTCTCACTTTCCATTTTCATTCTAAATCACTTATAACTTGTGACATACTTTCTCTTGAGAGAAAGACCATACTGCCCTCTAACTAGAGGAAGAAGAGTACTAATCGTGTTCCTCATATTTCACTACTAACCAAACCACTCAAATCAGCCCAAACCggatcatcatttttttttcaaaattcgaaATCCACTGGGACCCATCTTATGATCTGTTTGCTTTACCATCACCTTCAGACCCTAattcttttcatcttctttctcagaTCCACTTTCTCAGATTTCTAAAAAAGTCTCCTCCTCTTTCTTCTCGAACAGATATCTTTGATTAGGTGGCGAACAAGACCCGGAGACTGTACCTCGTCCTCCTTCTCGCGATTCTTCTCTGAATAGAGAACATCACCCTGTTAAGACATGAAAGGTACTGTTCCTCCTTACATCTCTAACAACAATCTCTAGACTTGCACTTTGTTTTAGATCCGAGTCAAATACTCgttatgttctttttttgttactaACAGAAGAGACCAAAATCAAAACCCGTTGCTAAACTCTTTAGAtctgaaaattataattaaaaacaaattattctacgtttttttctttttgaaatcatccgacatttcaaattctttttgaaatcatCTGACATCTCAAATTACTCTTTTTTGTGACATTGAGGAGTTTGAGACTATCCAAGCATCTTGTTTCGTGAAGTTATTTGACTTGCTGTGCGACATGTGGACAGCAGAGTTGTGGACTAGTGACCTGTGGACGGGAGACTTGTGGACTGGTGACCTGTAGATAGGATAACTGTGGACTGGTGACCTGTGGACGGGTGAGTTGTGCAAGGATGAGTCGTGGATGGGTGACATGTGGTCGGGTCAGCTGTGGACTGGTGAACTACGGGTGATTTGTGTACGTGCGAGTTGTGTAAGTGTGAGCTGTGGTGGGGTGAGTTGGGGACCGGTGAGTCATGAAGGAGCTAATGTTatggtttatgtttttaaaattttttagcTGTGTACATCCACGTCCACTTGTATATAGTGGCGTCCAATACTATCGGGTTTcccataaaattattaaaaatcatgTAATCGGTTTGTTTAGActagattttaatgattttccAAAGTCAAATTTTCATAAAGAAAATTCAGACGAGAGCTTCTTTACCTGCGAGAAGAAGctataataacttttttttgattttgtggtttttaaTATTGCAAAAAAATCAGACACCAAAcctaataaaatgaaaaagctAACTAAACTGAACCAACATACAACTGTGTTTCGTAGTAACAATTCACCGAACGAAGTCACATATCCAGTTCGCTTCATTAAGGGTAATTGTGTCAACAAACAACTTTGGTTCTCGTGAAAGTATGTCACAAGTAAGAAGTAACTCTGAATGTAAAGAAAACTCAAAAAGTGGCCCATTAAGTAATCAACTCTTAAAAAAGTTCCAGGTTTTCAGTTAGTCGCCATGACTATTTTTCTAGTAGTGTCGTGTTAAACTGTTTCATATTCCTAAAACCTATACTtccatgatttttattttgacataGTTTATTGCAAGACATCTAATATACAGTATTTTCTATCTTTGGAACTTGaactccaccaaaattgtgATCACCTACTTAAATCCaaataagaagaaaattttGCGAAGTTGATTTATTGTCATGGTAATTCTCTATATTTCCTAAGAATGGTTAAAATAATTGTGAAGGAAATGAGAGAAAATGCATTAAGACCAAATAAGTCTTATACGAGTAACTAGTCTTGTCATTTTGGGTTGGTTAATACACCACACTCTTTCATGCGTCTCATGAACTTCTACGGCTGAGAGGTGCACGATTGTATCTGTTGTCCTTGAATGTGAAAGAGAAATAGTTCGTGTGTCCGTTGTGACTTAGAT contains these protein-coding regions:
- the LOC108823419 gene encoding uncharacterized protein LOC108823419, with the protein product MEMESSSKVQEETDQKIDPDRSVKHDDAHDEPMKTEEKQNATRASALDTILKSLWKICVFRKELLSSFTEDEFVFELRHFILSNLSLTEPNGVYDLLVTILELLPRWETGYEPLQSKFEVYETLKKMCNRCKVDTEYPLQLAYGPIVIANSVREFKSAFEDLTFENVLKVIRTTLMMPCDKEGCGKRNYVERVINTPLPSVFTIALEWENNETEEEISATTSVLATEIDISEICKYEGDSVFTKYRLVSMVCLCGDQYNCISYENGRWIRYFASKKEAIGDWNSVLTSFVKLKIRPEILFFENVKGQIMGTDEIGFGSLGKMF
- the LOC108829914 gene encoding uncharacterized protein LOC108829914, whose protein sequence is METAYFVEDDEEAQRIQQLSADYIAQGDHIKALEAIETWMSSPHNKKNKALYFFSFQQGQIFSKQAKRAENIHAKFAFLLGSAECYSANGGFSSFCAAQLFDLGGLIGSPLYLKKSVGKAKEYISLLASFAGLSSQEEKSLRDVKSILKAAESRIAAGSPRDPEVSVAKNNEEKNESDFVRGLRSYWLGLNVEVKRKFMEVSIEDFTSYVQRFYGTEGRDALEKVLSSAVDNKKWRRWVCRSCSEEFLPLKKFKNHLEKEHDAKFKPSTAEHMAQMVDEAWAGMITVAGWEPVDTAAAVEMIKTRLDFVKAFVYENGWSRDWPLATTDEERSKLLKEIQLLLVLFCERKILSCGLRDWMMRLLIKHLARFEVSKHTLTTECRLVETPQSICFLGRSELEQILDFLKRIKCEREDGKEMISRAVDSFYSGTRVKERIDFDELFSSLLLDKRLLRCEIAQFDDEGTVSFLDPNDHYAKANACGDDIVSWLADHSSGDERFRFPRPVRTHNLDIWVAVLRAVQFTCRTLGTKYAKKLQMLGYDAGLVDAINLCVSENNKRSAPEHQWNKYASLLGDECERKHLVTEARDSFNTRLFFCSVRDALEEAPDPTFDFPDLEDCLKRIHGHKNLSDDIVLKSIDRLRSMVADKVPLVDTKMLLVENSRISLFNDLIRLSAFDYRSYILPPLKEFLLEGIVEDMERKAKLAAAQADRLLEEEMKSPSKKKINKSSKEELAAAQALKLLSENRQDKEKSSGSKKKRRRNKKRTSTSMPGVLDQNVEPVTSPSPKPGEEDSMEYDQQEAANDMQNMPGEDSPSKHLEPAHAEGPLIYNSALAMTLKALCYTEILKEYLVQNRNQFYDHREERVPFAIGNFFTAFVSKQMKEGLYSYLLSDLLSSIEEVYSMTSHAAELLVSILEFWPCWECPEIENVVTHVFTLEEYERMSCSKCKKKPNYPEQSSYGIIMAADSIRDLQCAFGNTKFEDILKMIRMEDKMICDLKTGGCGKANFVHHIISRCPPIFTVVLEWEKHETEKEISETTKALDWEIDMSRLYEGLEPNTKYRLVSMVGCAGEEEEYICLAYKKNRWVSFSHEASSAKEVVGSWKSVVRFCGERKVRPEILFYKALQWPNK